A stretch of the Bacteroidota bacterium genome encodes the following:
- a CDS encoding sugar transferase, producing MNKKLQVLKYLIADISAAMLAWALFFTFRKIYIETAKFGKPVPLIYDEQYYWGLLFIPAFWVLMYYLTGTYKEIYRKSRLKEIGQTFLLSIIGVLIIFFALLLDDAIVSYKNYYQSIITLFLLHFGFTAFFRVILSSITNYRIHHRIIGFNTLLVGSNENALKLFNEMQSQSKSSGYKFIGFVHIDNKNGFSQELKKTLPHLGELSDLKRIITDHKIEEVIIAIESFEHDNIGKIMNELDYQGLIIKVIPDMYDILSGSVKMTSIFGAPLIEISREIMPTWEQSLKRIMDITISLIVLTLFSWVYIIVAIAVKLSSKGPIFYSHERIGWHGKPFLIHKFRSMYTDAEKAGPALSSKLDPRITPLGRFLRKVRLDEIPQFYNVLIGEMSIVGPRPERQFFIDQIVQKAPHYKHLHKVRPGITSWGQVKYGYAENVDEMVQRLKYDIIYIENMSLAVDLKILIYTALIVIQGRGK from the coding sequence ATGAATAAAAAGCTACAAGTACTTAAATACCTTATTGCCGATATCTCAGCAGCCATGCTCGCATGGGCGCTGTTCTTTACATTCCGGAAAATTTACATTGAAACAGCCAAATTCGGCAAACCGGTTCCGCTCATTTACGATGAACAATATTATTGGGGACTCCTTTTCATTCCAGCTTTTTGGGTACTAATGTACTACCTTACAGGCACCTACAAAGAGATTTATCGCAAGTCGCGCTTAAAAGAAATCGGACAAACCTTTCTATTATCCATTATCGGGGTTTTAATCATCTTTTTTGCCCTACTATTGGATGATGCTATCGTTTCTTATAAAAACTATTATCAAAGCATTATCACACTCTTCCTACTTCATTTTGGCTTTACCGCCTTTTTTAGAGTTATTCTGTCCAGCATCACCAACTATCGAATCCATCACCGTATTATTGGCTTTAATACCTTGTTGGTTGGTAGCAACGAAAATGCACTGAAGCTTTTCAATGAAATGCAAAGCCAGTCCAAATCCTCCGGCTATAAATTTATTGGATTTGTGCATATTGATAACAAAAACGGCTTCTCGCAAGAGCTAAAAAAGACTTTACCTCACCTAGGCGAACTATCTGATTTAAAAAGAATTATAACCGACCACAAGATTGAAGAAGTGATTATCGCCATTGAATCTTTCGAACATGATAACATCGGTAAAATTATGAATGAATTGGATTATCAGGGACTCATCATAAAAGTGATTCCGGACATGTATGATATCCTTTCCGGTTCTGTAAAAATGACCTCCATTTTCGGAGCTCCCTTGATTGAAATTTCCCGTGAGATTATGCCAACCTGGGAGCAATCCTTAAAACGGATTATGGACATCACCATTTCATTGATTGTATTAACACTTTTCAGCTGGGTATACATTATTGTTGCCATTGCAGTGAAACTCTCATCTAAGGGTCCTATTTTTTATAGTCATGAGCGCATCGGATGGCATGGCAAACCCTTCCTTATTCACAAGTTCCGTTCCATGTATACGGATGCCGAAAAAGCAGGTCCGGCATTATCTAGTAAACTAGATCCACGGATAACTCCACTTGGCCGTTTTCTTCGAAAAGTACGTTTAGACGAAATCCCTCAGTTCTACAATGTTTTAATTGGCGAAATGAGTATTGTCGGGCCTCGCCCGGAACGCCAATTCTTTATCGACCAAATTGTTCAAAAAGCACCTCATTATAAGCATCTGCATAAAGTGCGTCCGGGAATTACTTCATGGGGACAAGTGAAGTACGGTTATGCCGAAAACGTGGATGAAATGGTGCAACGCTTAAAATACGACATCATCTACATCGAAAACATGTCGCTGGCCGTGGATTTAAAAATTCTAATCTATACAGCGCTAATCGTAATTCAAGGACGCGGGAAGTAA
- a CDS encoding MCE family protein has translation MGAENLRNVRLGVFIIAGTALLVTALYLIGNKQNLFGSTFRVSAQFHDVNGLMKGNNVRFGGIDVGTVESVEIITDTSVNVVMVIEDDVQQFIKKNALASVGTDGLMGNKLVNIISVKEEAGVIEDGDVLKTLKPLEMDEMMRTLNVTNENIKVISGNLRSITDKINNKNSLWSVLMDTVVAENVKSAIVNIKLMSNQGVAITGNLSGITADIKNGKGAIGALITDTTLSSRVNQTIVKLQMSSDTAAIISGDISELVKNLKQGKGSMGVLLNDTTLVHNLNQSVKSIESAAGNFDQNMEALKYSWPFKKYYRKQKKTTATK, from the coding sequence ATGGGAGCAGAGAATTTAAGAAACGTACGTTTGGGTGTATTTATAATTGCAGGTACTGCTTTATTGGTAACCGCTTTATACTTGATTGGCAATAAACAAAATCTGTTTGGTTCCACATTCAGAGTAAGCGCTCAGTTTCATGACGTAAACGGATTGATGAAAGGAAACAATGTACGCTTTGGTGGTATTGATGTGGGTACTGTTGAGTCAGTTGAAATCATAACGGATACCTCTGTAAATGTGGTGATGGTGATTGAAGACGATGTACAACAATTTATCAAAAAGAATGCATTGGCAAGTGTGGGAACAGATGGATTAATGGGAAATAAATTAGTGAACATCATCTCTGTGAAAGAAGAAGCGGGAGTAATAGAAGATGGTGATGTGTTAAAAACACTGAAACCCTTGGAGATGGATGAAATGATGCGAACACTAAATGTTACCAACGAAAACATCAAAGTAATTTCCGGTAACCTTCGTTCGATTACTGATAAAATCAATAATAAAAATAGTTTATGGAGTGTATTGATGGATACAGTGGTTGCTGAAAATGTAAAATCTGCAATTGTAAATATTAAGCTGATGAGCAATCAAGGTGTTGCCATCACCGGAAATCTATCTGGCATCACAGCAGATATAAAAAATGGTAAAGGGGCAATTGGTGCTCTCATCACGGATACAACGCTTTCTTCCCGTGTAAATCAAACCATTGTGAAATTGCAAATGTCTAGTGATACTGCAGCCATTATCTCCGGAGATATTTCCGAATTGGTAAAAAATCTAAAGCAAGGAAAAGGTTCGATGGGTGTTTTGTTGAATGACACAACACTCGTCCACAATCTAAATCAAAGTGTGAAAAGCATTGAAAGTGCTGCGGGAAATTTTGACCAGAACATGGAAGCGTTGAAATATTCATGGCCATTCAAAAAATATTATAGAAAACAAAAGAAAACAACTGCAACAAAATAA
- a CDS encoding ATP-binding cassette domain-containing protein, translating into MTETKINDAPITPSSEKDAVIVVDHLFKSFGENHVLKDFNLTLKKGENVVVLGKSGSGKSVLIKCIIGLIQPNSGSIDVLGKSIPKLSQSELDEIRVKIGFLFQSNALYDSMTVRENLEFPLRRHLKNLTKQQVQELVVEALTNVGLAHTVDMRPSELSGGMRKRIALARTLILKPEIILYDEPTTGLDPITGREISSLMRELAKKYNTSSIVISHDMNCVKVVADRIVMLIDGVCYSEGTYESLSKSSDKKIKNFFE; encoded by the coding sequence ATGACGGAGACTAAAATAAACGATGCACCAATAACACCTTCTTCTGAGAAGGATGCTGTTATTGTTGTGGATCATCTTTTTAAGTCGTTTGGCGAAAATCATGTTCTCAAAGATTTTAATTTAACGTTGAAAAAGGGTGAGAATGTAGTTGTGCTTGGAAAATCCGGTTCAGGAAAATCCGTATTAATAAAATGTATTATAGGATTGATTCAGCCAAATTCCGGATCAATCGATGTATTGGGAAAAAGTATTCCGAAATTAAGTCAGTCCGAATTGGATGAAATTCGTGTTAAAATTGGTTTTTTGTTTCAGAGTAATGCGTTGTACGATTCTATGACAGTTAGAGAAAATCTTGAATTCCCTTTGAGACGCCACCTAAAAAATTTAACCAAACAACAGGTACAGGAGTTAGTCGTGGAAGCATTGACCAATGTTGGATTAGCGCATACAGTTGATATGCGACCATCAGAACTTTCCGGTGGGATGAGAAAACGGATTGCCTTGGCACGAACGCTAATCTTAAAACCGGAAATTATTTTATACGATGAACCAACCACCGGTTTGGATCCGATAACAGGGAGAGAAATTAGCAGTTTGATGCGTGAACTGGCAAAAAAATACAATACTTCCTCTATTGTTATCTCACACGATATGAATTGTGTGAAAGTAGTTGCGGATCGGATCGTTATGTTAATTGATGGTGTTTGTTATTCCGAAGGAACATATGAATCATTGAGTAAATCTTCAGATAAAAAAATAAAAAACTTTTTTGAATAA
- a CDS encoding protein-L-isoaspartate(D-aspartate) O-methyltransferase, which translates to MTNDTYRHKGLRRQLASLLKEKGIEDAEVLKAIEAVPRHLFLNSSFIERVYEDIAFPIGSGQTISRPHTVAFQTELLDLKKGEKVLEIGTGSGYQTSVLMEMGVKVYTIERQKALFDTTKTFLPTIGYNPKFFYGDGYKGLPIFAPFDKIIITAGAPIIPDALLDQLKVGGIMVIPLGDKVQIMTFIKKTGPKTFEKVEYGEFKFVPLLEDKEWGD; encoded by the coding sequence ATGACAAACGATACATATAGGCATAAGGGACTAAGAAGACAGTTGGCGAGTCTTCTAAAAGAAAAAGGAATTGAAGATGCGGAGGTGTTAAAGGCAATTGAAGCTGTTCCGCGACATTTATTCTTAAACAGTTCTTTTATTGAACGTGTTTATGAAGACATTGCATTTCCGATAGGCTCCGGGCAAACCATATCTCGCCCGCATACTGTAGCGTTTCAAACCGAGTTGTTGGATTTAAAGAAAGGGGAGAAGGTGTTGGAAATTGGAACAGGCTCCGGCTATCAAACCAGCGTTTTGATGGAAATGGGAGTAAAAGTGTATACGATAGAGCGTCAGAAAGCACTTTTTGATACCACCAAAACATTTTTGCCGACTATTGGTTATAATCCCAAGTTCTTTTATGGAGATGGGTATAAAGGATTGCCAATATTTGCCCCATTTGATAAGATTATCATTACGGCCGGGGCGCCAATTATTCCGGATGCCCTGTTGGATCAATTAAAGGTAGGAGGGATTATGGTTATTCCTTTGGGGGATAAGGTGCAGATTATGACTTTTATTAAAAAAACGGGTCCGAAAACCTTTGAAAAGGTTGAATATGGCGAGTTTAAGTTCGTTCCATTACTGGAAGATAAAGAATGGGGGGATTAG
- the accC gene encoding acetyl-CoA carboxylase biotin carboxylase subunit → MNKILVANRGEIALRVMRSCKEMGIQTVAIFSEADRNAPFVKYADEAVCVGPPPSNQSYLLGDKIIEICKQLNVDGIHPGYGFLSENAEFAAKVKKAGITFIGPSPEAMNIMGDKLSAKAAAKKYKIPMVPGSEGAITSVKEGKEVAVATGFPLLIKASAGGGGKGMRIVENVEEFEEQMKLAVSEATSAFGDGSVFIERYVAGPRHIEIQILGDTHGNIVYLFERECSIQRRHQKVIEEAPSSVLTPEIRKAMGECAVNVGKACDYVGAGTVEFLLDENKNFYFLEMNTRLQVEHPVTEMITGLDLVKEQIKVARGEKLSFKQEDLKITGHSVEVRVYAEDPTNNFLPDIGKLVTYKRPQGLGVRVDDGFEEGMDIPIYYDPMIAKLVTFGKDREEAINRMIRAIDDYQITGVETTLSFCKFVLKHKAFTSGNFDTHFIKHHYSPEMLSETKEDEAIVAALFGAKLMSTVKSVAQQTTGEKSVSKWKTNR, encoded by the coding sequence ATGAACAAAATATTAGTAGCCAACAGAGGAGAGATTGCATTGCGTGTGATGCGTTCTTGCAAAGAAATGGGTATTCAAACAGTTGCAATCTTTTCGGAAGCGGATAGAAATGCGCCTTTTGTGAAATATGCGGATGAAGCCGTATGCGTTGGTCCACCTCCTTCCAATCAATCCTATTTGTTAGGGGATAAAATTATCGAAATCTGCAAACAACTGAACGTGGATGGTATTCATCCGGGATATGGTTTTCTTTCAGAAAACGCTGAGTTTGCGGCAAAAGTAAAAAAAGCCGGGATTACCTTTATCGGTCCGTCACCCGAAGCAATGAACATCATGGGGGATAAACTCTCTGCGAAAGCAGCAGCAAAAAAATATAAAATACCGATGGTACCGGGTTCTGAAGGAGCAATTACTAGCGTAAAAGAAGGAAAAGAAGTGGCAGTAGCAACCGGTTTCCCGTTATTAATTAAAGCAAGTGCCGGTGGTGGTGGAAAAGGAATGCGCATTGTTGAAAATGTGGAAGAATTTGAAGAACAAATGAAGTTGGCCGTGAGTGAAGCAACTTCCGCTTTTGGCGATGGTTCTGTATTCATTGAACGTTATGTTGCCGGCCCACGTCACATCGAAATTCAAATCTTAGGGGATACACACGGAAATATCGTTTATTTATTTGAACGCGAATGTTCTATTCAAAGACGTCATCAAAAAGTGATTGAAGAAGCTCCTTCTTCGGTATTGACACCTGAAATTCGCAAAGCCATGGGCGAATGTGCGGTGAATGTTGGAAAAGCTTGTGATTATGTAGGTGCCGGAACAGTAGAGTTTTTATTGGATGAAAATAAAAATTTCTATTTCCTAGAGATGAATACCCGTTTACAAGTAGAACATCCGGTTACTGAAATGATTACCGGACTGGATTTGGTGAAAGAACAAATTAAAGTAGCTCGTGGTGAGAAATTATCTTTCAAGCAAGAAGATTTAAAAATAACCGGTCATAGCGTTGAAGTGCGCGTTTACGCTGAAGATCCAACCAACAACTTTTTGCCGGATATCGGAAAATTGGTTACGTATAAACGTCCGCAAGGATTGGGTGTGCGTGTGGATGATGGTTTTGAAGAAGGAATGGATATTCCAATTTATTATGACCCGATGATTGCAAAATTGGTCACCTTTGGAAAAGATCGTGAAGAAGCCATTAATCGAATGATTCGTGCCATTGATGATTATCAAATAACCGGTGTTGAAACCACTTTGAGTTTTTGTAAATTTGTTCTAAAGCACAAGGCATTTACGTCCGGTAATTTTGATACACATTTTATCAAGCACCATTATTCTCCGGAAATGCTTTCGGAAACAAAGGAAGATGAAGCAATTGTTGCAGCCTTATTCGGAGCGAAATTGATGAGTACAGTGAAATCTGTAGCTCAACAAACCACTGGAGAAAAGAGCGTTTCGAAGTGGAAAACGAATCGATAG
- a CDS encoding Gfo/Idh/MocA family oxidoreductase gives MIKIGVLGAGHLGKIHIRLLKEINRFELIGFYDANPEAAKEVEKEFGVKAFPSIESLVEQVDALDIVTPTITHYDCASKAIKNSKHIFIEKPVTNTIEEAKSLKGLAKEANVHVQVGHVERFNPAFIAARDFCSNPMFIETHRLAQFNPRGTDVSVVLDLMIHDIDIILSVVKSNIKRISASGVAVVSESPDIANARIEFDNGCVANLTSSRISLKNMRKSRFFQKDAYISVDFLDKKVDIIRLNDVEGEVDPLAVTIDLGKGKGSKQIHFENPTILPTNAIKMELEAFADSIISNTTPLVSIDDGYKALDVAYKIIEKMKLTANFVDGQGVQNN, from the coding sequence ATGATAAAAATAGGCGTTTTAGGAGCGGGTCACCTCGGCAAAATACATATCCGATTATTAAAAGAAATAAACAGATTTGAACTGATTGGCTTTTATGATGCCAATCCTGAAGCAGCAAAAGAGGTCGAAAAAGAATTTGGAGTCAAAGCATTTCCTTCCATTGAAAGCTTGGTGGAACAGGTGGATGCACTCGATATTGTTACTCCTACCATTACCCATTACGATTGTGCTTCTAAAGCCATCAAAAACTCAAAACATATTTTTATAGAAAAGCCGGTAACCAACACCATTGAAGAGGCTAAGAGTTTAAAAGGATTAGCCAAAGAAGCGAATGTTCATGTTCAAGTAGGACATGTGGAGCGTTTCAACCCAGCCTTTATTGCAGCACGTGATTTTTGCTCCAACCCAATGTTTATTGAAACACATCGGTTGGCACAATTTAATCCGCGAGGAACGGATGTTTCGGTAGTACTCGATTTGATGATTCACGACATTGATATTATTTTAAGTGTTGTAAAATCCAATATCAAACGTATCAGCGCAAGCGGTGTAGCGGTAGTGAGTGAAAGTCCGGATATCGCCAATGCACGCATCGAATTTGACAATGGATGTGTTGCGAACCTTACCTCTAGCCGCATTTCATTGAAAAATATGCGCAAATCCCGCTTCTTTCAAAAAGATGCCTATATTTCAGTCGATTTTCTAGACAAAAAAGTAGATATTATTCGATTAAATGATGTAGAAGGTGAAGTTGATCCCTTGGCAGTAACCATCGATTTGGGCAAAGGCAAAGGATCCAAACAAATTCACTTCGAAAATCCAACTATTTTGCCAACCAACGCAATAAAAATGGAATTGGAAGCGTTTGCTGATTCAATAATCAGCAACACTACTCCGCTGGTGAGTATTGATGATGGTTATAAAGCCTTAGATGTTGCTTATAAAATCATCGAAAAAATGAAGTTAACAGCTAATTTTGTTGACGGACAGGGAGTACAAAATAATTAA
- a CDS encoding ABC transporter permease: MKSKTITRFFNEVGDIGRFIFRFFAEAFKPRYEFAELLRQCFYIGYKSLPLVAITAFIMGLVITIQSRPTLVEFGAEGWLPKMVSVSLVREIAPVITALICAGKIGSGIGAELGSMKVTEQIDAMEVSGTNPFKYLIATRVMATTFMIPILGILADAVSLYGGYLGTNIHGVVSWDLYWNQVFDTLTYGDIIPSITKTFFFGFAIGIIGCYKGYYSDKGTEGVGRSANAAVVISSLLVFIIDLLAVQITDLLSLT; the protein is encoded by the coding sequence ATGAAATCGAAAACAATAACACGTTTTTTTAATGAAGTAGGTGATATCGGACGTTTTATATTTCGGTTTTTTGCCGAAGCATTTAAACCCCGATATGAATTTGCCGAATTGTTGCGCCAATGTTTTTATATTGGTTATAAGTCGTTGCCCTTAGTCGCCATCACCGCATTTATTATGGGCTTGGTCATTACGATTCAATCGCGGCCGACTTTAGTTGAATTTGGTGCAGAAGGTTGGCTTCCGAAAATGGTATCTGTTTCCCTGGTTCGCGAAATTGCTCCTGTAATAACAGCATTGATTTGTGCCGGTAAAATTGGATCGGGAATAGGAGCGGAGTTGGGCTCCATGAAGGTAACAGAACAAATTGATGCAATGGAAGTGTCGGGCACAAACCCATTTAAATATTTGATTGCGACAAGAGTGATGGCAACTACGTTTATGATACCCATTCTTGGAATTTTGGCGGATGCGGTTTCTTTATATGGCGGATATTTAGGAACAAACATTCATGGTGTTGTAAGCTGGGATTTATATTGGAATCAAGTGTTTGATACACTTACTTACGGAGATATTATTCCATCCATTACGAAAACATTTTTCTTTGGATTTGCCATTGGAATAATCGGTTGCTATAAAGGCTATTATTCGGATAAAGGTACAGAAGGTGTCGGGCGTTCGGCAAACGCTGCTGTGGTTATCTCTTCCTTGCTCGTTTTTATAATCGACTTACTAGCAGTTCAAATAACCGATTTATTAAGTTTAACATAA
- a CDS encoding DUF3820 family protein: MHEIDQQPDSQLLLQLVSMKMPFGRYKHTILCDLPVSYLEWFQRKGFPEGKLGMLLQTIYEIKLNGLEGLLKPLKNKKH, encoded by the coding sequence ATGCACGAAATAGACCAACAACCGGATTCACAATTACTATTGCAACTGGTAAGCATGAAAATGCCTTTTGGTAGATACAAGCATACTATTTTATGTGATTTGCCCGTTTCCTATTTGGAGTGGTTTCAACGCAAAGGTTTCCCGGAAGGTAAATTGGGAATGCTGTTGCAAACCATCTATGAAATCAAACTAAATGGCTTGGAAGGTTTACTAAAGCCGTTAAAGAATAAAAAACACTAA
- a CDS encoding DUF4294 domain-containing protein: MATKVSILFLLFFIPFIGMTQTTLPTKSTSPEIKGVLVETVYYDGDTIPYGKLPVVTCSADRVFKNYKQRAAWDRLKYNVKKVYPYAILASAKLKDYDRVMATIPTESGRKAFMKQAEKDLKNEFQDELKNLTVTQGRILIKLIDRETGKTTYDIVKCMRGSFSAAMWQGVALVFNSSLKSDYDADGDEKNIEMAIKLIEDGQF; the protein is encoded by the coding sequence ATGGCAACAAAAGTTTCTATACTTTTTCTATTGTTTTTTATCCCGTTTATCGGGATGACACAAACAACGCTTCCAACAAAATCAACAAGTCCGGAAATTAAAGGGGTTTTAGTAGAAACCGTTTATTATGATGGGGACACCATTCCTTATGGGAAATTGCCTGTTGTTACTTGCAGTGCCGACCGTGTGTTTAAAAACTATAAACAAAGAGCTGCCTGGGATCGCTTGAAATACAATGTCAAGAAAGTGTATCCGTATGCTATTTTAGCCTCCGCTAAATTGAAAGATTACGATAGAGTGATGGCGACCATTCCTACCGAAAGCGGTAGAAAGGCGTTTATGAAACAAGCGGAAAAAGACTTGAAAAATGAATTTCAAGACGAACTCAAAAACTTAACCGTCACTCAAGGGAGAATTTTGATTAAGCTGATTGACAGAGAAACCGGTAAAACAACCTACGATATTGTGAAATGCATGCGTGGCTCCTTTTCTGCTGCCATGTGGCAAGGTGTAGCACTTGTTTTTAACTCCAGTTTAAAATCCGACTATGATGCTGATGGAGACGAAAAAAATATTGAAATGGCCATTAAACTGATTGAGGATGGGCAGTTTTAA
- a CDS encoding 3-hydroxybutyryl-CoA dehydrogenase, which translates to MKNIAVIGSGTMGNGIAHTFAQFGYNVALIDISQPALDKAMATIAKNLDRIVAKGTITETDKANTLKNITTFTVMADGVKSADLVVEAATENVEIKLNIFRELDKICPSNTILASNTSSISITKIGAVTKRADKVIGMHFMNPVPVMKLVEVIRGYSTSDAVTSLIMETSKKLNKIPTEVNDYPGFVANKILMPMINEAIITLHEGTAGVEEIDTVMKLGMAHPMGPLQLADFIGLDVCLSILKVLQDGYGNPKYAPCPLLVNMVTAGHLGVKSGQGFYSWGHGTKDLIVADGFKKKEMA; encoded by the coding sequence ATGAAGAACATCGCAGTAATCGGATCAGGAACAATGGGCAACGGGATTGCTCATACATTTGCACAATTTGGCTACAATGTAGCGTTGATTGATATTTCACAACCGGCATTGGACAAAGCAATGGCTACCATCGCTAAAAACTTAGACCGAATTGTTGCGAAAGGAACTATCACGGAAACAGACAAAGCCAACACCTTAAAGAACATTACCACCTTCACCGTTATGGCGGATGGTGTAAAAAGTGCTGATTTGGTTGTAGAAGCTGCTACCGAGAATGTAGAAATCAAATTAAATATTTTCCGTGAGTTGGATAAAATTTGTCCATCGAATACGATTTTAGCAAGTAATACCTCTTCTATCTCCATCACCAAGATTGGAGCTGTAACAAAACGTGCTGATAAAGTAATTGGGATGCATTTTATGAACCCCGTTCCGGTGATGAAATTGGTGGAGGTGATTCGTGGCTACTCTACTTCCGATGCTGTGACTTCACTCATCATGGAAACATCTAAAAAATTAAACAAAATACCTACCGAGGTAAACGATTATCCCGGCTTTGTAGCCAATAAAATATTAATGCCAATGATTAATGAAGCGATTATTACACTTCATGAAGGAACAGCTGGCGTTGAAGAAATTGACACCGTTATGAAATTAGGAATGGCTCATCCAATGGGGCCTTTGCAATTAGCTGATTTTATCGGATTGGATGTTTGTTTGTCTATCCTTAAAGTATTGCAAGATGGATATGGTAATCCGAAATATGCTCCTTGTCCGCTATTAGTAAACATGGTAACAGCAGGACATTTAGGAGTGAAATCCGGACAAGGTTTTTATTCTTGGGGACACGGCACCAAAGATTTGATTGTGGCTGATGGATTTAAGAAAAAAGAAATGGCTTAA
- a CDS encoding Rieske 2Fe-2S domain-containing protein codes for MEQMPTPAKLFPYPNSWYVIENSTNLLPKQLINKKIAGKDLVLFRTETGEACLVDAYCPHLGGHFAHGGHVEGETIVCPFHYFCFDTKGTCTKTGYGTKPPPKAILKTYPIQEKNGFIIYWHHEQAAVPAWEVPVVSDEDWTEIKTTDFILKSHPQETTENSVDVGHFSVVHKYSNITTIKELKDDGAYLNASYGFNRAPEGFIGKGTQGIKAEINIHVHGLGYSFVEVDLPEMELKTRQYVFPMPIDEHTINLKIGMSVNKKFKPSKIHPVLALLPKKMLTKILLNKAFSGYANDVGQDFKIWENKVYMDYPALAKGDGPIGKYRQWAKQFY; via the coding sequence ATGGAACAAATGCCTACGCCTGCAAAATTATTCCCTTACCCGAACAGTTGGTATGTGATTGAAAATTCAACCAATTTACTTCCGAAGCAATTAATCAATAAAAAAATTGCCGGGAAAGATTTAGTTTTGTTTCGGACAGAAACCGGTGAGGCCTGTTTGGTAGATGCATATTGTCCGCACCTAGGTGGACATTTTGCCCATGGTGGTCATGTGGAAGGAGAAACCATTGTTTGCCCGTTTCACTATTTTTGTTTTGATACAAAAGGAACATGCACAAAAACAGGTTATGGAACCAAGCCTCCTCCCAAAGCGATTTTAAAAACATATCCCATTCAGGAAAAAAATGGTTTTATTATTTATTGGCATCACGAGCAAGCTGCAGTTCCTGCTTGGGAAGTTCCAGTGGTAAGTGATGAAGATTGGACAGAGATAAAAACTACCGATTTTATATTAAAATCTCATCCCCAAGAAACGACAGAAAATAGTGTAGATGTTGGTCATTTTTCAGTTGTACACAAATACAGCAACATTACAACCATCAAAGAATTAAAAGATGATGGTGCTTACCTCAATGCAAGCTACGGATTTAACCGCGCACCTGAAGGGTTTATCGGGAAAGGGACGCAAGGTATTAAAGCAGAAATAAACATTCATGTACATGGCTTGGGTTATTCATTTGTAGAAGTGGATTTACCTGAAATGGAATTAAAAACTCGTCAATATGTTTTTCCAATGCCGATTGATGAACATACCATTAATTTGAAAATAGGAATGAGTGTCAATAAAAAATTCAAACCTTCAAAAATTCATCCTGTTTTGGCTTTATTGCCGAAGAAAATGTTGACAAAAATTTTGTTAAATAAAGCATTTTCAGGCTATGCGAACGATGTTGGGCAAGATTTTAAAATATGGGAGAACAAAGTATATATGGATTATCCAGCGTTGGCAAAAGGCGATGGACCAATCGGGAAGTACCGACAATGGGCGAAGCAGTTTTACTAG
- a CDS encoding gliding motility-associated C-terminal domain-containing protein — translation MKSISQNHTTIPNIFSPNSDNQNDYIDLSNLNLVEEIVDIYNRWGTKVFQSSFNITKWDGKDLKGNDCAEGVYYYVFHYSEFINKTIDKKGFIQLVR, via the coding sequence ATGAAATCCATTAGTCAGAATCATACAACCATTCCCAACATCTTTTCTCCCAACAGCGACAACCAAAACGATTACATTGACCTCTCGAATTTAAATTTGGTAGAGGAAATTGTAGACATCTATAATCGTTGGGGAACCAAGGTGTTTCAATCCAGTTTCAATATAACAAAATGGGATGGAAAAGATTTGAAAGGGAACGATTGTGCCGAAGGAGTTTATTATTACGTATTTCACTATTCCGAGTTTATCAATAAAACGATTGATAAAAAAGGGTTTATACAGTTAGTAAGGTAG